A DNA window from Candidatus Falkowbacteria bacterium contains the following coding sequences:
- the lysS gene encoding lysine--tRNA ligase, with protein sequence MEQNEEAVRLQKLEKLQSMGVEPYPAKFDKKQTLAECKEMKEGKKVKTAGRLVMFRDMGKLTFAHLSDFSGRMQIAFKQDDLGKDDYKQLQKIIDLGDFIGVEGELFVTHKGELTILVNKWTFLGKALKPLPEKWHGLKDVEATYRQRYLDLISNPETMQRFQLRSKFIRALREFYWQEDFFEVETPTLLHSATGAHAKPYKTHNNGLDIDVFLRISHELPLKQLIIGGYDKIFEIGKAFRNEGIDPSHLPEHTHLEHYCAYWDFEDNIKFTEKMFEFIFKKLNLPHELEITGKDGKKRKVNFKTPWKRVDFIELVKKDCGLDVAKYKNPKDLVKDLKKKKIQVDDMEHMGLATLIDNLYKKVSRPKIIDPVFLYHYPIELQPLARRNDDDSEIVDQFQLVVGGWEIVKAYSELVDPIDQEKRFKDQAKLKKSGDDETMEGDPEFVDSMKYGMPPISGWGMGIDRILTILTEQDNLRDVVFFPLMKPKE encoded by the coding sequence ATGGAACAAAACGAAGAAGCAGTTCGCCTGCAAAAATTAGAAAAACTACAATCAATGGGAGTAGAGCCTTATCCAGCTAAGTTTGACAAGAAACAGACTCTGGCTGAATGTAAAGAAATGAAGGAGGGCAAAAAAGTAAAGACTGCCGGTCGTTTAGTAATGTTTCGTGATATGGGCAAATTAACCTTTGCTCACTTAAGTGACTTTTCTGGTCGCATGCAAATTGCGTTCAAGCAAGATGATTTAGGTAAGGATGATTATAAACAATTACAAAAAATAATTGATCTGGGTGATTTTATTGGAGTGGAAGGTGAGCTTTTTGTAACGCACAAAGGTGAACTAACTATCCTTGTTAATAAATGGACCTTTCTTGGTAAAGCTTTGAAACCATTACCTGAAAAATGGCATGGACTGAAAGATGTGGAAGCAACATACCGTCAGCGTTACTTGGATTTGATCTCCAATCCGGAAACCATGCAACGCTTTCAACTCCGTAGTAAATTTATCAGAGCTCTGCGGGAGTTTTATTGGCAAGAAGATTTTTTCGAAGTTGAGACTCCGACTTTACTGCATAGTGCCACTGGCGCGCATGCCAAACCTTACAAGACCCATAATAACGGTTTAGATATTGATGTGTTTCTTCGAATCTCACATGAACTTCCATTGAAGCAATTGATCATTGGTGGTTATGATAAAATTTTTGAAATTGGCAAAGCATTCAGGAATGAAGGTATTGACCCATCACATTTACCAGAGCATACTCATTTAGAACATTATTGTGCTTATTGGGATTTTGAAGATAATATAAAATTCACTGAAAAGATGTTTGAATTTATTTTTAAGAAATTAAATTTACCACATGAACTTGAAATTACCGGTAAGGATGGCAAAAAACGGAAAGTTAATTTCAAAACTCCGTGGAAGCGAGTGGACTTTATTGAGTTGGTAAAGAAAGATTGTGGGTTAGACGTTGCTAAGTATAAGAACCCAAAAGATTTAGTGAAAGATTTGAAAAAGAAGAAGATTCAAGTTGATGATATGGAGCATATGGGACTGGCAACTTTGATTGATAACCTTTACAAAAAAGTTTCTCGACCAAAAATTATTGATCCAGTATTTTTATATCATTATCCAATTGAATTACAGCCCTTGGCGCGACGTAATGATGATGATTCAGAAATCGTTGACCAATTTCAGTTGGTTGTCGGTGGTTGGGAAATTGTCAAAGCTTATTCAGAGTTAGTTGACCCAATAGATCAAGAAAAACGATTCAAGGATCAGGCGAAACTTAAAAAATCTGGTGATGACGAAACCATGGAAGGTGATCCAGAATTTGTAGATTCAATGAAATACGGCATGCCACCAATTTCTGGTTGGGGAATGGGAATTGATCGAATTTTAACAATCCTGACTGAGCAAGATAATCTTCGTGATGTAGTTTTCTTTCCGTTGATGAAACCAAAAGAATAA
- a CDS encoding GxxExxY protein, which yields MALAKEFRLNKIRYKEQVRVDLLYKGEKIGRRIFDFVIDGRVVVELKVGSYLAKSEFDQINDYLRISGKKVGLLILFSNKGVKIRRVVNLK from the coding sequence TTGGCACTTGCTAAAGAGTTTAGACTTAATAAGATAAGGTATAAGGAACAGGTTAGAGTAGATCTTTTGTATAAAGGAGAAAAAATTGGTCGAAGAATATTTGATTTCGTTATAGATGGGCGGGTTGTCGTTGAGTTGAAGGTTGGTAGTTATCTTGCTAAAAGTGAATTCGATCAAATTAATGATTATTTAAGAATTTCTGGAAAAAAAGTTGGTTTGTTAATTTTATTTTCAAATAAAGGTGTTAAAATACGACGTGTTGTAAATTTAAAATAA
- the greA gene encoding transcription elongation factor GreA: protein MSDHIILTEEGKVKLEKELEQIKKVRLPAVIEKIEQAKEMGDLSENAEYHDAKDEQGLMMARASEIEGCLKIAIISEPNTSTDEVGMGSCFIAEDATGNRKEYTVVGFNEADPAVGRISNESPIGQAFMNKKPGETVEFEAPRGTIVFKIIEIK, encoded by the coding sequence ATGTCAGACCACATTATTTTAACAGAAGAAGGTAAAGTCAAGCTAGAGAAAGAGTTAGAACAAATAAAAAAAGTAAGATTACCAGCAGTTATTGAAAAAATCGAACAAGCTAAGGAAATGGGGGATTTATCAGAAAATGCCGAGTATCATGATGCTAAGGATGAGCAGGGTTTAATGATGGCACGTGCCAGTGAGATTGAAGGTTGTTTGAAAATAGCAATTATTTCTGAGCCTAACACTTCAACTGATGAGGTTGGGATGGGATCATGTTTTATAGCCGAGGACGCCACTGGCAATCGAAAAGAATACACCGTGGTGGGGTTTAACGAGGCTGATCCTGCAGTTGGTAGAATTTCCAATGAGTCGCCAATTGGGCAAGCTTTTATGAATAAGAAGCCAGGTGAGACCGTTGAATTTGAAGCACCACGAGGAACTATTGTTTTCAAAATTATTGAAATTAAGTAA
- the mrdA gene encoding penicillin-binding protein 2, translated as MRWRLFFRKKHNKSNLPEDGFLFLGGGLNINDENSKKRKRTAWVEEAYIDFSEDELARTGKNYLGLSLSNKKLVWFLMFVLACFFILFLQSFFLQVVRGEYYHGLAEQNRLRVINLPAPRGIIYDLNGQELVKNVPNFAVYIIMYDLKLETDKNQEETLTWLKQNIEDPDYQEKLEKVLKTKATVKEYFEPVMLIDGLTYEKAVTMRIQSTNHPGVDIEVAARRQYLDKKNNQSVSSLAHILGYPGKINPEEFSKLYSQGYLLNDSIGKTGIEGSFENQLRGQYGREQIEVDSSGKAIKIIAREEMVKGDNLFLAIDLTMQAKLQEIIEKYLVKLKTNKAAAVVMNPQTGKIYSLLSLPGFNNNSFAEGISSKEFAYLINNKDNPLFNRVISGEYPSGSTIKPVVAAGALEEGVINENTSFLSAGGIRIGEWFFPDWKAGGHGITNVRKALADSVNTFFYIIGGGYGEFEGMGVRQIKQVAEMFGLNKLTNISLPNEKPGFLPDPEWKRKAKSEQWYIGDTYHMAIGQGDLLVTPLQVANFTAVFANGGKLLKPILIDRYYDQVAKKEVQIETEILNEQFVADKTLQIIRQGLRQAVTQGSAKILNSLPVTAAAKTGTAQWATDKTPHSWFTSFAPYNDAEIVVTILVEEGGEGSAIAAPIAYEFMHWYFNYYK; from the coding sequence ATGCGTTGGCGTTTATTTTTCAGAAAAAAGCACAATAAAAGTAACCTGCCTGAAGACGGTTTTTTGTTTTTGGGTGGAGGTTTAAATATAAATGATGAAAATTCCAAAAAAAGAAAAAGGACAGCTTGGGTTGAAGAGGCTTATATCGATTTTTCAGAAGATGAATTAGCGCGTACAGGCAAGAATTACTTGGGCTTAAGTTTGAGTAATAAAAAACTGGTTTGGTTTTTGATGTTTGTTCTTGCCTGTTTTTTTATTTTGTTTTTGCAGTCATTCTTTTTGCAGGTAGTACGTGGTGAGTATTATCACGGCCTAGCTGAGCAAAATCGCCTTAGAGTTATTAATTTGCCAGCTCCACGTGGAATAATTTATGATTTGAATGGTCAAGAGCTGGTAAAAAATGTGCCTAACTTTGCAGTCTACATAATCATGTATGATTTAAAATTGGAAACGGATAAGAATCAGGAGGAAACGTTGACGTGGTTGAAACAAAATATTGAAGACCCTGATTATCAGGAAAAGTTAGAAAAAGTTTTGAAGACAAAAGCAACTGTTAAAGAATACTTTGAGCCAGTGATGTTAATTGATGGCTTGACCTATGAAAAAGCTGTTACCATGCGTATACAGAGTACTAATCATCCCGGAGTGGACATTGAAGTTGCAGCTCGACGTCAATATTTGGACAAAAAAAACAATCAATCAGTAAGTAGTTTAGCACATATTTTGGGTTATCCTGGTAAGATTAATCCTGAAGAATTTTCAAAGTTATATTCACAGGGTTATTTGTTAAATGATTCCATCGGAAAAACTGGAATAGAAGGATCTTTTGAAAACCAACTTCGTGGACAATATGGTCGAGAACAGATTGAAGTTGATTCCAGCGGAAAAGCTATAAAAATTATTGCTAGAGAAGAAATGGTTAAGGGTGATAATTTATTTTTAGCTATTGATTTGACGATGCAAGCCAAATTACAAGAAATAATTGAAAAATATTTAGTAAAGTTAAAAACCAATAAAGCCGCTGCTGTCGTAATGAATCCTCAAACTGGAAAAATTTACAGCTTGCTTAGTCTTCCTGGTTTTAATAATAATTCATTTGCTGAGGGAATTAGTTCCAAAGAGTTTGCTTATTTGATTAACAATAAGGACAACCCACTTTTTAATAGGGTAATTAGTGGTGAATACCCATCTGGGTCGACAATTAAACCGGTCGTGGCCGCAGGTGCATTGGAAGAAGGTGTCATAAATGAAAATACTTCCTTTTTGAGTGCCGGTGGAATTAGAATAGGCGAGTGGTTTTTCCCTGATTGGAAGGCTGGTGGTCATGGTATTACTAATGTTCGAAAAGCACTGGCTGATTCGGTTAATACCTTTTTCTATATCATTGGTGGTGGTTATGGTGAGTTTGAGGGCATGGGCGTTCGGCAAATCAAGCAAGTTGCTGAAATGTTTGGCTTAAATAAATTAACAAATATAAGTTTGCCCAATGAAAAGCCAGGATTTTTACCAGATCCAGAGTGGAAAAGAAAAGCCAAAAGTGAGCAATGGTATATTGGTGACACCTATCATATGGCTATAGGTCAGGGTGATTTATTAGTTACACCATTACAAGTAGCAAATTTTACGGCAGTCTTTGCCAATGGTGGAAAATTACTGAAACCAATATTGATTGACCGTTATTATGATCAGGTTGCAAAGAAAGAAGTTCAAATCGAAACAGAAATACTCAATGAACAGTTTGTGGCTGATAAAACTTTGCAAATAATTCGTCAGGGGTTAAGGCAGGCCGTAACGCAAGGAAGTGCTAAGATTTTAAATTCATTGCCGGTCACCGCCGCTGCTAAAACTGGAACTGCTCAGTGGGCTACTGACAAAACTCCCCATTCTTGGTTTACTTCATTTGCTCCGTATAATGATGCAGAAATTGTGGTGACCATTTTGGTTGAAGAAGGTGGCGAAGGAAGTGCGATTGCAGCACCGATTGCTTATGAGTTTATGCATTGGTATTTTAACTATTATAAGTAA
- the mreD gene encoding rod shape-determining protein MreD, with the protein MIKLIKHTFFILLLAGLQLGMVALFPANLGKINVLIVVLIFISMVGRFSIGTTYAFILGVILDLYSALPFGALLVSLLLTMYVAYKIFVHFLTNKSLYTLVGLTVISTIVYNAFLYMYTAVNYLIKVKDYSLINHLTVNSINDLLWQILFNLVLSVLLFAVFNLFSRRFKAVFIDTTKQ; encoded by the coding sequence ATGATTAAGCTAATCAAACACACTTTTTTTATTTTATTATTGGCGGGTCTACAGCTAGGAATGGTAGCGCTCTTTCCTGCAAACTTAGGCAAGATTAATGTTTTGATAGTAGTATTGATTTTTATTTCAATGGTGGGTCGGTTTTCAATTGGGACTACCTACGCATTTATACTAGGTGTAATTTTGGATTTATATTCTGCTTTGCCTTTTGGGGCTTTACTGGTTAGTTTATTATTAACAATGTATGTCGCCTACAAGATATTTGTACATTTTCTTACTAATAAATCTCTTTATACGCTAGTTGGGCTGACTGTAATTTCCACGATTGTTTATAATGCTTTTCTCTACATGTACACGGCTGTCAATTACCTGATAAAGGTCAAGGACTATTCTTTGATTAATCATTTAACTGTAAATTCTATAAATGATTTACTCTGGCAAATTTTGTTTAATTTAGTTCTTTCTGTTTTGTTATTTGCAGTGTTTAACTTATTTAGCCGAAGGTTTAAGGCTGTCTTTATAGATACTACCAAACAATAA
- the mreC gene encoding rod shape-determining protein MreC → MLNRKSTKLIIVSVVIVLLLFFLHYIKVLRPIENLAVSATKPVLRSVYQISYWVGDNYLNFRSKQALVQENKDLKDQLAMLINEKSRCVSEQEENQFLREQMQFVDKNQYLFEIARVIGQSADGSQNALILDVGSKVGIEVGQPVLAEQNMLIGKIIKVNKNSSIVLLINDDLSKVAARIQNKSRTIGVVEGEFGLGIKMRLIPQTEMIKEGDIIVTSGLEQKVPGNIVIGQIKSIVNEPEELFQEAALASMVDFNKINIVNILKYNQDDD, encoded by the coding sequence ATGTTAAATAGAAAATCAACAAAATTAATTATTGTTTCAGTGGTAATTGTTCTACTGCTGTTTTTTTTACATTACATAAAAGTTCTAAGACCAATTGAAAATTTGGCTGTGTCAGCTACTAAACCAGTATTAAGATCAGTTTACCAAATCTCTTATTGGGTGGGGGATAATTATTTGAATTTTAGGTCTAAACAAGCTTTGGTCCAAGAGAATAAGGATTTGAAGGATCAATTAGCAATGCTGATTAACGAAAAAAGTAGATGTGTGTCTGAACAAGAAGAAAATCAATTTTTGCGTGAACAAATGCAGTTTGTAGACAAAAATCAATATTTGTTTGAAATCGCTAGAGTGATTGGTCAAAGTGCCGACGGTTCACAAAATGCCTTGATCCTTGATGTTGGAAGTAAGGTCGGAATTGAGGTAGGGCAGCCTGTTTTAGCAGAACAAAATATGTTGATTGGCAAAATTATCAAAGTCAATAAAAATAGTTCTATTGTTTTGTTAATTAATGATGATTTGTCAAAGGTAGCTGCGAGGATCCAGAATAAATCACGAACAATAGGGGTGGTAGAGGGTGAGTTTGGCTTGGGAATAAAAATGCGTTTAATCCCACAGACTGAGATGATAAAAGAGGGCGATATAATAGTAACTTCAGGTTTAGAACAAAAAGTGCCGGGAAATATTGTAATTGGTCAGATCAAGAGTATTGTTAATGAGCCAGAAGAGTTGTTTCAGGAGGCCGCTTTGGCCTCCATGGTTGATTTCAATAAAATCAATATAGTAAATATTTTGAAATATAATCAAGACGATGATTAA
- a CDS encoding rod shape-determining protein → MFRKFLNRFSKKIGIDLGTANTILCLQDKGIIIREPSIVAVNNRLDQIIAVGEDARKMVGKNPAYITLAYPLVRGVISDFEVTEKMLKYFFDKIFQENLNFTARPSVIIGIPLDVTEVEKKAVEDAALGAGAGKVFLVEEIMAAAIGARLPVQDASGSMLINMGGGKTEIAVISLHGVVIWKSLKIAGEDLSKNIIQYARDHFNLLIGEKIAEQIKIKVGSSHEQGESISIEMRGRDLITGLPREIMINDYQVREALASTVNQVVDSIKSVLEITPPELVADIYERGIILCGGGSLLRGIEKTISKETEIPVRIADDPTTCTIRGINLLLDDEKLLEQVLLPSANEEKMVR, encoded by the coding sequence ATGTTTAGAAAATTCTTAAATAGGTTTTCAAAAAAGATTGGGATTGATTTAGGCACAGCTAATACAATTTTGTGTTTGCAGGATAAAGGAATAATTATTCGTGAACCATCAATTGTAGCTGTGAATAATCGTTTGGATCAGATTATCGCAGTGGGCGAAGATGCTCGCAAGATGGTTGGCAAAAACCCAGCATATATTACTTTGGCATATCCCTTGGTTCGAGGGGTTATTTCTGATTTTGAAGTAACTGAAAAAATGCTAAAGTATTTTTTTGACAAAATTTTCCAAGAGAATCTTAATTTTACAGCTAGGCCTAGTGTGATTATTGGCATCCCTCTGGACGTTACCGAGGTAGAAAAAAAGGCTGTCGAAGATGCAGCTCTGGGTGCAGGAGCGGGAAAAGTTTTCTTGGTTGAAGAAATAATGGCCGCCGCTATTGGTGCACGTCTGCCGGTTCAGGATGCTTCGGGTAGTATGTTGATAAATATGGGTGGTGGTAAAACTGAGATTGCAGTTATCTCATTACACGGCGTAGTTATTTGGAAATCATTAAAAATAGCTGGTGAAGATTTAAGTAAAAATATTATTCAATATGCTCGAGATCACTTTAATTTGTTAATTGGTGAAAAGATTGCTGAGCAAATAAAAATAAAAGTTGGATCTTCTCATGAACAAGGAGAATCAATTTCTATCGAAATGAGAGGGCGGGATTTAATCACAGGTTTGCCAAGGGAGATTATGATCAACGATTATCAGGTGAGGGAGGCATTGGCCTCAACGGTTAACCAGGTGGTGGATTCAATTAAAAGTGTTTTGGAAATAACTCCACCAGAATTAGTCGCTGATATTTATGAAAGAGGAATTATTCTTTGTGGCGGTGGATCGTTGCTCCGCGGAATTGAAAAAACTATTAGTAAAGAAACTGAAATTCCAGTGAGAATAGCCGATGATCCAACAACCTGCACAATTCGAGGTATTAATTTACTTTTGGATGATGAAAAATTATTGGAACAAGTTTTATTACCTTCAGCGAATGAGGAGAAAATGGTGAGGTAA
- a CDS encoding DUF721 domain-containing protein, whose translation MADSLQKILLSRFKKKPLAKQIMSGMVVEFANGLMREFWGKKGHELVRVISLKSQILKVETANSIIAQELNFKKNSIIEAINKKFGGQIVKKLKIVQTSIERPVY comes from the coding sequence ATGGCGGATTCACTACAAAAAATATTACTTTCTAGATTTAAGAAAAAACCACTGGCTAAACAAATAATGTCCGGTATGGTTGTTGAGTTTGCCAATGGTTTAATGCGTGAATTTTGGGGAAAAAAGGGGCACGAGCTGGTTAGAGTTATTTCATTGAAGAGTCAGATCTTGAAAGTTGAGACTGCTAATTCAATTATTGCTCAGGAACTAAATTTTAAGAAAAATTCAATAATTGAGGCTATCAACAAGAAATTTGGTGGTCAAATAGTAAAAAAGCTGAAAATTGTACAAACCTCTATTGAAAGACCAGTATATTAA
- a CDS encoding UvrD-helicase domain-containing protein produces the protein MSLISESNEQQKQAIIHEDGPQLIVAGAGTGKTRVVTARIAYLITEKNANVDEVLALTFTEKSAQEMEERVDQMLPYGYVDLWISTFHAFCDKILKRHALDIGLPNNYKLVDGTEAWLLVRKNLDKFKLEYYQPLGNPTKFIHALLKHFSRCKDEGIYPENYLKYAQEIKLNDDVHDFVNKIDFSKVDEANQKEILKQEILRIEEIANAYQTYQQILIDNESLDFADLINYTIQLFKKRPLILAKYRQQFKHILVDEFQDTNFVQYELIKLLATPKNNITVVGDDDQSIYKFRGASISNIMQFKKDYPTAKEVVLIENYRSTQEILDLAYNFILQNNPYRLEEKLGIDKKLKSNVSEKGEVVHYHLSSVEEEAKAVIQKIIKLKQDQQAEWSDIAILVRANDSANIFINYLEQAQIPYQFLAMRGLYNKSVVVDIINYFKLLDNYHESAAVYRILNLPFLNIEPEQIVKLVHLAKRKSISIFESLKQASTVPGLTEQTLKSINNILVQVEKDTQLAQNKKPTEVLLSFLYGSGYLEYLNDLEPAKAKETLDFVQQFFKKIQEVEMSYEDPRLSDLMELLNMEMQSGESGKLAFDVETGPDMVRIMTIHSAKGLEFDYVFVSCLVDRKFPTDQRKEVIEIPDSLIKEDSSEGDFHLEEERRLFYVAMTRAKRGLFFTSADDYGGARKKKLSRFLTELGYNKPEESGKAEPTVERVQKDDSKAFEYQLPRNFSYSQMQTYETCPLKYKFANVLKIPTFGNHYFSFGSTIHNTLQKFLEECFTVGLHTQQDIFAVGGSETGMSREPANQNRLLSLERLYEVYNENWQDDWYVNAKQKEEYLEKGKDLLKNFHQGFEKNKPKVKLLEQSFRLKIGEYTFVGRIDRVDELEKGQFEIIDYKTGQVKEKLSTEDRRQLMFYQIAAEEVLNIKLEKLTYYFLDDDSQVSFLGNSKDKEKLKQRFLDNIEQIKKQNFDPKPSQHICGHCDFKDICEFRKL, from the coding sequence ATGAGTCTAATTTCTGAATCAAATGAACAACAAAAGCAAGCCATTATTCACGAAGATGGACCTCAGTTGATTGTGGCTGGAGCTGGTACGGGGAAGACTCGGGTTGTAACTGCCAGAATTGCATATTTGATTACTGAAAAAAATGCTAATGTTGATGAAGTATTAGCTTTAACTTTTACTGAAAAATCTGCGCAGGAAATGGAAGAGCGCGTGGATCAAATGCTTCCATATGGTTATGTTGATTTGTGGATTTCAACTTTTCATGCTTTTTGTGACAAAATTTTGAAACGGCATGCTCTGGATATTGGTTTGCCAAATAATTACAAACTCGTGGATGGGACGGAGGCCTGGCTCTTGGTGAGGAAAAATTTGGACAAGTTCAAATTAGAATATTATCAGCCGTTAGGTAATCCAACCAAGTTTATCCACGCACTGTTAAAGCATTTCTCTCGTTGCAAGGATGAAGGTATTTATCCTGAAAATTATTTAAAATATGCACAGGAAATCAAGTTAAATGATGATGTTCACGATTTCGTAAACAAAATAGATTTCAGTAAGGTTGACGAAGCTAATCAAAAAGAAATATTAAAACAAGAAATTCTTCGAATTGAGGAAATTGCCAATGCCTATCAGACTTATCAGCAAATTTTAATTGATAATGAGAGCTTGGATTTCGCTGATTTAATAAATTATACAATTCAATTATTTAAAAAGCGCCCATTAATTTTGGCTAAATATCGTCAACAGTTCAAACACATTTTGGTTGACGAGTTTCAGGATACAAACTTTGTTCAATACGAGTTAATTAAACTTTTGGCCACACCCAAAAACAATATCACAGTTGTAGGAGATGATGATCAGAGCATTTACAAGTTTCGTGGAGCTTCGATTTCTAATATAATGCAGTTCAAAAAAGATTACCCAACGGCTAAAGAAGTTGTATTAATAGAAAACTATCGATCTACACAGGAAATTCTAGATTTAGCCTACAATTTTATTTTACAAAACAATCCATATCGATTGGAGGAAAAATTAGGTATTGATAAAAAATTAAAATCTAACGTTTCTGAAAAAGGCGAGGTTGTTCACTATCATTTGTCGTCTGTTGAGGAAGAGGCAAAGGCAGTAATTCAAAAAATAATAAAATTAAAACAAGATCAGCAAGCGGAGTGGTCAGATATAGCAATTTTAGTTAGGGCTAATGATAGCGCCAATATTTTTATTAATTATTTAGAACAAGCTCAAATTCCGTACCAATTCCTGGCTATGCGAGGGTTGTACAATAAATCAGTTGTGGTTGATATTATTAATTATTTCAAGTTGCTGGATAATTATCATGAGAGCGCGGCAGTTTATCGAATTCTAAACTTGCCATTTCTAAATATTGAGCCTGAACAAATTGTTAAATTGGTTCATTTAGCTAAGAGAAAATCAATATCTATATTCGAATCATTAAAGCAGGCTTCAACAGTTCCAGGCTTAACTGAACAAACTTTGAAGTCAATTAACAATATTTTAGTTCAAGTTGAAAAAGATACTCAGTTAGCACAAAATAAAAAACCGACTGAAGTTTTATTAAGTTTTTTGTACGGCTCAGGTTATTTGGAGTATTTGAATGATTTGGAACCAGCAAAAGCAAAAGAAACGCTAGATTTTGTTCAACAATTTTTCAAGAAAATTCAAGAAGTGGAAATGTCGTATGAGGATCCGAGGCTTAGTGACTTAATGGAGCTTTTGAATATGGAAATGCAATCGGGCGAAAGTGGGAAATTGGCGTTTGACGTGGAAACTGGTCCGGACATGGTGCGTATTATGACAATTCACAGTGCCAAGGGTTTAGAATTTGATTATGTGTTCGTTTCTTGTTTGGTTGATCGAAAATTTCCGACCGATCAGCGTAAAGAGGTAATTGAAATTCCAGATTCTTTGATAAAAGAAGACTCCTCAGAAGGTGATTTTCATTTAGAGGAAGAACGGAGATTATTTTATGTAGCAATGACCAGAGCAAAAAGGGGATTGTTCTTCACTTCAGCTGATGACTATGGTGGAGCACGAAAAAAGAAATTGTCTCGCTTTTTAACAGAATTAGGGTATAATAAACCTGAAGAATCTGGAAAAGCTGAGCCTACAGTTGAGCGAGTACAAAAGGATGACTCTAAGGCTTTTGAATATCAGCTACCGCGCAATTTTAGTTATTCACAAATGCAGACTTATGAAACTTGTCCTTTGAAGTACAAGTTTGCCAATGTTTTAAAAATTCCAACCTTTGGTAATCACTATTTTTCATTTGGTTCAACTATTCACAATACTTTACAAAAATTTTTGGAAGAATGTTTTACGGTTGGACTGCATACCCAACAAGATATATTTGCGGTAGGAGGGAGCGAGACAGGGATGTCTCGCGAACCAGCAAACCAAAATAGATTATTGTCGTTAGAAAGGTTATATGAAGTTTATAATGAAAACTGGCAGGATGATTGGTATGTTAATGCAAAACAAAAAGAGGAGTATTTAGAAAAAGGCAAAGATTTATTAAAAAACTTCCACCAAGGTTTTGAAAAAAACAAACCAAAAGTTAAATTATTGGAACAGTCGTTCCGATTGAAGATTGGGGAATACACCTTTGTTGGGCGTATTGACCGAGTGGATGAATTAGAAAAAGGGCAGTTTGAAATTATTGATTACAAAACTGGGCAAGTTAAAGAAAAATTATCCACAGAGGACCGACGCCAGCTAATGTTCTATCAGATTGCAGCTGAAGAAGTTTTGAATATAAAGTTAGAAAAATTAACCTATTATTTTCTTGATGATGACAGCCAAGTCTCTTTTCTTGGCAACTCTAAAGACAAGGAAAAACTCAAACAAAGGTTTTTGGATAATATTGAACAAATTAAAAAGCAAAATTTTGATCCTAAACCCAGTCAACACATTTGTGGGCATTGTGACTTTAAAGATATTTGTGAATTTCGAAAATTGTAA
- a CDS encoding CvpA family protein: MVSLDYILLGLILVIGLLGFKKGFLESLGSIIGIIVAVIIASRYFPVVATWFGDSNFSKVIAFILIFSVSIKIVSLMFWVFGKIFRIITILPFVSSFDKLLGLILGLVEGIFVLSVILHFLLKYPLNDWLLWQMSISSVASVLLVIGSVFVPLFPEALKSIKSAL, translated from the coding sequence ATGGTCTCACTAGATTACATTTTATTAGGCTTGATCTTAGTTATTGGATTGCTGGGCTTCAAAAAAGGATTTCTAGAATCTCTCGGTTCTATTATTGGAATAATCGTAGCAGTTATTATTGCTAGTCGTTATTTTCCTGTAGTAGCTACTTGGTTTGGTGATTCGAATTTTTCTAAAGTGATAGCTTTTATCTTGATATTTTCCGTTTCTATAAAAATAGTCAGTTTAATGTTTTGGGTGTTTGGAAAGATTTTTAGAATTATTACTATACTGCCGTTTGTGTCAAGTTTTGATAAATTACTGGGATTAATTCTAGGTCTAGTTGAAGGAATCTTTGTTTTGTCAGTGATTTTACATTTCTTACTTAAATATCCGCTTAATGATTGGTTATTATGGCAAATGTCAATTTCTAGCGTGGCGAGTGTGTTGTTAGTAATTGGTTCGGTATTTGTTCCATTGTTTCCCGAAGCTTTGAAGAGTATTAAATCGGCATTATAA